The DNA window GCTATATTACGTTTGTTGTAGCCCTAATCTCAGGCACGCTCTCCGGTCCGTTCATGTTGGCGTTCTTCCTGGTCGCGTTCATGCTCGGGATGGCACTGTCACTGAGCGCTGTAACGCTGGAGGAACTGACCTTCCGGCGATACGAAAAGACTGCCGATTTCGCTCAGCTTCTTTTCCTTCCTGTCGTCGAAACCTTTGGCTACCGCCAACTCAATGCCTGGTGGCGTGTCAGAGGCCTATGGTCGTACTTTCGTGGCAACAAAGAATGGGGAGCGATGGAACGAGCTGGCTTTGATTCCCCTGATGACTGACTCCCCTGATGATCCAGACGATTGCCCCCCTAAGTGATTGACTTCAATGATTGACCGCCCCTTGTTTTTCATCGTCCTGACTGTTGCCGGGCTGTGGAGCACCCCGGCGCAGACGCAGGACAGAAAGGTACCGGACTCAGCGGCGTCTGAGCCGAAATGGAAAGCGGCAGCCCGCTACGACTATGACCGAGTGTCAGGGGGGCGGGTGGACTGGCAGCGATGGACCGCTGTTCTACAACGGTCTATTCCGAGAGGGACGGTAGCTGCCACTCTTGTTCGTCAGCGCCGCTTCGACACCGCAGACGAGGGAATCACCGTTGACCTGTGGCAGGACCTTTGGGCCGGGGCATATGGACACCTCCAGGTCAGCTTTGGGCCCGATGCCCAGATTCGCCCACAGTACAGCTTGAAGGCGGAGATCTACCAGCCAGTCGGACCTTGGGAGCTTCTGGGCCTCTACGAGGGCCGCCGATACACTGGAAGTGACGTGCATCAGTTCGGTGCAGGACTCGCCCGCTATGTCGGGGCCTGGTACATACGGGCACGCACGACCGCCGCGCCGCGCAAATCGACGTGGGCCGTTTCGCAGCGAGTGGGCATTCGCCGCTTCTACTACTGGACGCCGTCGGCCTCTTATATCGACCTGGAAGGCGGCGCAGGGAGGAGCGTCGAACTCGTGGGCCCGAACGCTAGTCTGCTGACAGCCCGCACCGCCTTTGCGAGCCTGCGGGTGCAACACTTCCTCACCGACGGATGCGCCCTAACGGCCACTCTCCGATACAGTGATGATGGACCCCTTTCCCGAACTGGCGGTGCACTGGGCATTTTTGTTCGGTGGTAAAACTTGTGGTAGAAAAACCATGACGAGTGGACAGGGTAGGGCGTAGCGGATGAAGTCACGTGGGGATGGGGAGAGCTCACCCAAGGGGCAGCCCTCTTCGGCGATAGCACCAATCCAGTGCGTATCTGTAAGAGTCACTCGGTCGGTCCTCTCAGGCCTCCATTGAGAGTCCGTTTTGATTTTTAGTCGAGCCGACTCGAGGCGATTCGGAGCATGGCGAACTGCACCGTTGTCTCGCTGGAGTCGGTCCGCCGCTCCTGCTCTCGGTCCAGCCGACGCCACCCTCCGAACCAACCGTAGGTTCTCTCGGGCGACCGATCGCTTCGGATCGACGGAGAACCCGGAGTTTCCATCGTCGGACTCAACAACTTGAAGCTCCCAGCCAAGCTCCTCTTCCAGGGTTTCTTCGAGGTCCTGGTAGGCCTGATCGGCGAAGACCGTCTCTACCCGATCAAGGCGAGAAGCTGTCGGAGCGAGCAGTTGCAGCGCCCACTGCGTTTCATGATCTCCGGCCGCATGTACGACCACGCCCCAAAGCAACCCCTGCGTATCGACGGCAACGTGTCGTTTTCGGCCACGGGCCTCCCCTGAAAGCGTCGAAGCTTCTGATTCCGCCCACCCCGTGCAGAAGGAACCGACTGGCAGCCTGTGATCAGTGCACTTGGTTCTCCGTGGCGCCCCGATCTGCGCCGGACTGCGCGAGAAGTAATGCTCAAAATGCACAGGATTCAGCCTTCCTCTCTCCACCGTCGAAAGTAATAATGCGCGGCCCACCAGGGGGCAAATTCTCCGGGCAACATCCGCCACTGGGTTCCAGTTTTCACCACGTACAGGATTGCATCCAATACGTGGCAGGGGAGGTCGTGACATCGTTTGTGACCGGTCGTAAAAGTAGCGGCTGATCTGTTTCCATTGGGAGTCCGTCAGGTCGGAGTCATAGGGTTTTATGCGCATGGCTCGGGCGAGTCGTTTTCGGAAGAGCTTGCTGGCTTTTTCCGAAAACGAGGCGGACTCCCCTCCGTTTTTGGGTGCAGCTGTTAACTGAAGCTGAAATCAAAACGGTCTCTTAAAGTACTGAAAGTCAGTATCTGCTCGCGTCTTTGAGGATGGGGAGGACTCCTAATCGCACCTTTAAGGTATTGGGTCGGTGTGCTGCACTGGCGTGGGGGGCTGGGTGGTTTACGTGCCTGACCTACCGGAAAGCGACATAAGCTCGTCTTCCAGGTCAATTCCGACATGTCGATGCCAACGCTCGGAGATGCAATTGCGCTAGCGGCGGAGGCCCATGCCGGCCAGACCGACAAGGCTGGCGCGCCTTACGTTTTACATCTCCTCCGTATGATGCAGGCCCAGCAGTCCACCGAAGCGCGGATGGCCGCTGCCCTGCACGATCTGGTCGAGGATACGGATTATACCTTTGAGGACCTGGAGGAGATGGGGTACCCGATTGTCCGCCGGGTCAAGATCGCGGACCTGGAGGACAATGTGGATCTGGAAGAAAACATGGACGCGACCCGTCTGGGTTCGGTCGGGGAGGAAGACATAGGGAGGCCGGGCAGGTGCCTCCGGACCCACCGCCGTCTTGCCGGCAGGGAAGAGGCGAGCTGAGAGGGCCGGTCAGGGGGCGGTTTTGTGTATCTGACTTTATGCATCCGATTTTGTGCATCTGAGACGGCAACTAACTGCAAGAACAACCCTTCAGTCCCGATGCCCGACGGAGGCCACGACGTCTGCGGAAACTGCTTCCACTTCCAGTGCGACGAGCCATTGGATCACCAGAACCCCGAGGCCTGGCGGTGCAGTCTCCGGGAGGTCTCGGTCGACGCGGATCCCTACTGGACCACGTGCGACAACTGCGCTGAGGAGACCAGCGAGCCCAGCGGCCCGATGCGGGCAGTCGTTGGAGGTATGGGGAAAAAGGGAGTTCCAATCTATAGGCGTCTTCCCTACCTCAACGGCCGCCGCCCGGAGATTGTCGAGTCTGGGGGCAGTGGTAGTGGCGGCAGTAGCAGCAGGGGCAATGGCAGCGAGGTGATCCGCATCGAGACGGAGGAGGGAACGCTCAGGGACTTCGATTCAACCGAGGGGTACCTCCGGTTTCAAGAGAAGCGGGAGCGGCAGCACCCTCCCTCGTAGCGCACGTGCTCGGCTGTGGCTGGGCAAATGGGCGAAAACGCCACTGGGCGACAACGCCGCTGGGCGACGCAGGGACCGATCAGCACTGGGGGAGGGGAAGCTGTTGAGGGGTGGAGTCAATGCCAAAAGGGAAGGGCGGCGTCCACCGAACCGGGTCTACTCCACTCAGCGGCTTAAATTGGCCCCGGTTTTCCACGTGCTGATTCTCGCCAATAATCCATTCGGCCGTCTTAACCTAAGCTATAACTTTTCCGGGACGGACCGCGTACAGTAGTCACACCTGCTAAAGGATACCTGCAGAGCCTTCTGTTGTCAGCGGCAGGAAAGGAGGCTCTCCTCTCCACTTCAGCCTCGTCCTCAAGTTCAGGTAAGTTCAACTTGCGCATGACTGCAGACTCGTCTTCGGACCTCGGCACGCCGGGAGCAGCTGGCCTCGTGGAGCGTCTTGATCGATTTGCGTATTGGAGCGACGACTGCATCCCAATTCCTGGCATCGATGCCCGAATTGGGCTTGATCCAGTTATCGGTCTTGTGCCGGTCTGGGGAGACGTCATAACAGCGATCGTCTCGTGCTACGTGCCCTACGAGGCGTACCGCGTCGGCGCTCCACCTTCCCTCGTTTTCAAGATGCTGGTGGTCATCGTCTTGGATGCCTTTTCAGGTGCCATTCCAGTGGCAGGAGACCTCATCGATGCTGCGTTTAAGGCAAACAAAATCAATGTGCAGATGCTCAAAAGCCACTTGGGAGCTTACTAGATTCAAAACCGGGCGTGCCGTGTGCATCCCTACCGATGTCCAATTTTGACGAGGGGTTGCTTCTCATCGGCGACGGGAGATCTGCAGCGGCGCACGCTGGAACGCTAACATGCGTCAGCGCAAGTATCCGGTATACCTCCGGCGGGACGAGCTCTATTCGTTCCTCAATCCTTTCGTCCCTCGTCCCCTTGGAGGGGGCTGCTCCTGGGGGGAATCCTACCAGATGCTGGGCGTGCGAACTACAAATCTCTGCAGCAGGCTCGTTTCCGAAATGGGCCTGTAATGTGCTACCGGTACAATATGCTACCAGTGAGACGTGGCGACTGCAGAAAGTCCCCCGGCAGGTAATCCTGTGCCTGCCGGCCATGCCGAGAGGGCTACCCAGAGAGACATTCGGTGTGGCAGACGGGGCAGGTTCTCTGCCGGCGGGCCGCGCTCATTGCCTCCATCATCTGCCCTTTTTGCCTCAGTCTGCAGTAGCTACAGGGCCCGGAGCTGAGGCCGCTTGGCACCTCGGCGAGAGGGCCGTCCCCAAGCTTTCGAGCCCTGCCTCGGGGGAAGGCCTCCGATAGCACAAACGGCCTGCCGCAATTCCCGCACTGCCCGATGACGTTCTCGGTGCTGCAGTTCGGGCATGTCTGTCTCTTGGTGTCCATGTCCTCTTGGTGTCCATGTCGGAATTTTGCGCCTGCGTGATTACCCGAGGCAAGAACCAACAAGGGCTCTGGCCTGATGACAGATGGCAGCGATGATAGATGACAGCGATGAAGAGTCCGGCGACGACTCAAGTACACACTATCTGCTGGGCGCGTTCTTCTGAGCGATGTGATTTACCAAATGAGATCTACCGAATGACTTGGATCTGCCACGTGACCCGGGAGCAGGGCCGTCTCAGGTAACTGGCGTGCAGTGCCGCCTCAAGTGCCGCCTCAACCTGCCAGGGCCTTCATCCGCCTATAGCTGACCTCACGTCATCGGTACGGCGACGCGCGACCTTTACCTCGGTGCCGTCTTGAAGGCGGAGCGTTGCGGTTCCGGCCGGCTCAGGCACCAGTTCGTAAGCGGCATCGAGGTTGACGATCGTTGAGCGGTGGACCCGCACGAAGCGGGTTGGAGGAAGGCGGCTTTCGAGTTCCTCCAGCGTGAAGTCGGTTCGGTACCGCCCGCCCTCGGTGTGGGCAAACACAAATCCCTCATCCGCCTCGATCCACCGCACCTCCTCAAGCGGGACCACACGGAGGCGGTGCCCGACGTGAACTGTCAGCCGCTTCAGGGCCTGATCCTGCCGAGAGTCCCGAAGGTCGTCGAGGTTCTCCTGCTCCCTGGCGTCATCGTTTGCCAGCGCATCCTGCACGCGGCCCAATGTTTTGTTGAGGCGTTCGAGCCGGACCGGCTTGGTCAGGTAGTCGAGCGCGCGGGCCTCGAAGGCCTGAATCGCATACTCGTCGTACGCGGTGACAAACACGATGTGGGGACGTTGGCCAGGCTCAGGCAGCAGGTCCACCACATCGAAGCCACCGAGGACCGGCATCTGTACATCCAAGAAGACCACGCTGGGCTCGCGGTCGTGGATGAGGGAGACGGCTTCCTTTCCGCCCTCGGCCTCGGCCACGACCTCCACATCTTCGTCGGCCTCATCGAGGAGGGCACGGAGGCGCTCTCTAGCCAGGGGCTCATCATCGACCACGAGACAACGCATAGGCATCGCTTTCAAAGCTCGCTTGTGCAATAGGGGCTTGTCTACTCTGCTTCGGTCATCCCAAACGCATGCTCGTCGCTCCCAAACGCATGCTCCTCAACCGCAGACCTGGGACGCGTCTCCGCCGTCCCGCGCAAGGGGATCTGGAGCTCAATTCCCTGTGGAAGTAGCCTCATCTGCGCGGCTTCTCCAAAGAAGAGCTCC is part of the Salinibacter ruber DSM 13855 genome and encodes:
- a CDS encoding YaiO family outer membrane beta-barrel protein — encoded protein: MIDRPLFFIVLTVAGLWSTPAQTQDRKVPDSAASEPKWKAAARYDYDRVSGGRVDWQRWTAVLQRSIPRGTVAATLVRQRRFDTADEGITVDLWQDLWAGAYGHLQVSFGPDAQIRPQYSLKAEIYQPVGPWELLGLYEGRRYTGSDVHQFGAGLARYVGAWYIRARTTAAPRKSTWAVSQRVGIRRFYYWTPSASYIDLEGGAGRSVELVGPNASLLTARTAFASLRVQHFLTDGCALTATLRYSDDGPLSRTGGALGIFVRW
- a CDS encoding transposase, giving the protein MGRALLLSTVERGRLNPVHFEHYFSRSPAQIGAPRRTKCTDHRLPVGSFCTGWAESEASTLSGEARGRKRHVAVDTQGLLWGVVVHAAGDHETQWALQLLAPTASRLDRVETVFADQAYQDLEETLEEELGWELQVVESDDGNSGFSVDPKRSVARENLRLVRRVASAGPRAGAADRLQRDNGAVRHAPNRLESARLKIKTDSQWRPERTDRVTLTDTHWIGAIAEEGCPLGELSPSPRDFIRYALPCPLVMVFLPQVLPPNKNAQCTASSGKGSIITVSESGR
- a CDS encoding transposase; this translates as MVKTGTQWRMLPGEFAPWWAAHYYFRRWREEG
- a CDS encoding HD domain-containing protein — translated: MSMPTLGDAIALAAEAHAGQTDKAGAPYVLHLLRMMQAQQSTEARMAAALHDLVEDTDYTFEDLEEMGYPIVRRVKIADLEDNVDLEENMDATRLGSVGEEDIGRPGRCLRTHRRLAGREEAS
- a CDS encoding DUF4112 domain-containing protein, which codes for MTADSSSDLGTPGAAGLVERLDRFAYWSDDCIPIPGIDARIGLDPVIGLVPVWGDVITAIVSCYVPYEAYRVGAPPSLVFKMLVVIVLDAFSGAIPVAGDLIDAAFKANKINVQMLKSHLGAY
- a CDS encoding LytR/AlgR family response regulator transcription factor, coding for MPMRCLVVDDEPLARERLRALLDEADEDVEVVAEAEGGKEAVSLIHDREPSVVFLDVQMPVLGGFDVVDLLPEPGQRPHIVFVTAYDEYAIQAFEARALDYLTKPVRLERLNKTLGRVQDALANDDAREQENLDDLRDSRQDQALKRLTVHVGHRLRVVPLEEVRWIEADEGFVFAHTEGGRYRTDFTLEELESRLPPTRFVRVHRSTIVNLDAAYELVPEPAGTATLRLQDGTEVKVARRRTDDVRSAIGG